From the genome of Longimicrobiales bacterium, one region includes:
- a CDS encoding cytochrome b N-terminal domain-containing protein, giving the protein MENLLNWLDDRTGYRSLVKNALYERIPGGARWRYVWGSTLMFAMFVQFVTGLVLWAAYSANAQGAWESVHYIQNVMYGGWMLRGIHHYMAQVTIVLLVLHLMQVLIDGAYRAPREVNFWFGLGLLGLVLGLSLTGYLLPWDQKGYWATKVATSIASMTPVVGPAMQQLMVGGAEYGHHTLTRFFALHAGALPAGIVLLIVGHVYLFRRHGITVPKKAAEKPDGWFWPEQVLKDSVASLIVMATVLALVLWNGGAHLGAPADPTEPYAAARPEWYFMFLFQWLKYFPAGWEVVGAQIIPGIAVGMIAAMPIIGKWRLGHRFNLGVAASLLLGITMLTWTAYAADQADPAFVQARAQAESIAERVSELAGSPDGIPAAGGLAMLRGDPATQGPIIFEANCSICHQYNGHDGLGGTPDDEPSASDLGGYGSREWLTGLLDPDRINTPEYFGNTEHTNGRMARFVQRGIAGFDDDQRAALRNVILAVSAEAELPSQATADEADQDAIREGRIAISSEAIDCTRCHTYADVAEGDVAPVLTGWASRQWIMGMLRNPSHPLYYADNNDRMPAFGDEGILSEAEIGLVADWLRGDWFVPDGN; this is encoded by the coding sequence ATGGAGAACCTGCTCAACTGGCTTGATGACCGCACGGGATACAGATCTCTCGTGAAGAACGCTCTTTACGAGCGTATTCCTGGCGGCGCCCGTTGGCGATACGTCTGGGGTAGTACCCTCATGTTCGCGATGTTCGTTCAGTTCGTGACCGGACTCGTCCTCTGGGCTGCTTATAGCGCGAACGCGCAGGGCGCATGGGAGAGCGTTCACTACATCCAGAACGTGATGTACGGAGGATGGATGCTGCGGGGCATTCATCACTACATGGCGCAGGTCACGATCGTCCTGCTCGTGTTGCACCTGATGCAGGTTTTGATCGACGGTGCGTACCGTGCACCTCGCGAGGTCAACTTCTGGTTTGGCCTTGGGCTTCTGGGCCTCGTGCTCGGGCTCTCACTGACCGGATATCTGCTTCCCTGGGACCAGAAAGGCTACTGGGCGACAAAGGTGGCGACGAGTATCGCCTCCATGACCCCGGTCGTCGGGCCCGCGATGCAGCAGTTGATGGTCGGAGGAGCCGAGTACGGCCATCATACGCTCACGCGCTTCTTCGCACTCCACGCCGGCGCCCTGCCTGCGGGGATCGTCCTGCTGATCGTTGGGCACGTTTACCTGTTCCGACGGCACGGCATCACCGTGCCCAAGAAGGCCGCAGAGAAGCCGGACGGATGGTTTTGGCCGGAGCAGGTCCTCAAAGACTCTGTCGCATCGCTGATCGTAATGGCGACGGTTCTGGCTCTGGTGCTCTGGAACGGCGGCGCTCATCTCGGGGCTCCCGCTGACCCGACGGAGCCCTACGCTGCCGCTCGGCCCGAGTGGTACTTCATGTTCCTCTTCCAGTGGCTGAAGTACTTCCCCGCAGGCTGGGAGGTGGTCGGGGCGCAGATCATTCCGGGAATCGCAGTCGGTATGATTGCCGCGATGCCTATCATTGGGAAGTGGCGGCTCGGGCACCGCTTCAATCTCGGTGTCGCCGCATCCTTGTTGCTTGGTATCACAATGCTGACATGGACGGCATATGCTGCGGACCAAGCTGATCCTGCCTTCGTCCAGGCTCGCGCTCAAGCAGAATCGATTGCGGAGCGGGTCAGTGAACTAGCCGGGTCTCCAGATGGAATACCCGCAGCCGGGGGCCTCGCGATGCTTCGAGGGGACCCTGCGACCCAAGGGCCGATCATCTTCGAGGCCAATTGTTCGATCTGCCATCAGTACAACGGACACGACGGACTGGGCGGGACCCCGGACGACGAGCCGTCGGCGTCTGACCTTGGTGGCTATGGCAGCCGCGAATGGTTGACCGGCCTTCTCGACCCGGACCGAATCAATACGCCCGAGTACTTCGGGAATACGGAGCACACCAACGGCAGGATGGCTCGCTTCGTCCAGAGGGGCATCGCAGGGTTCGATGACGATCAACGCGCGGCGCTTCGCAATGTGATCCTTGCCGTTTCGGCGGAGGCAGAGTTGCCGTCACAAGCTACCGCGGACGAGGCCGACCAGGACGCAATCCGAGAGGGACGCATCGCCATCAGCAGCGAGGCAATCGACTGCACCCGATGCCATACCTATGCCGACGTAGCCGAGGGTGACGTGGCACCAGTCCTTACCGGATGGGCCTCCCGCCAGTGGATCATGGGCATGCTCCGAAACCCGTCTCACCCGCTCTACTACGCAGACAACAACGATCGCATGCCCGCGTTCGGTGACGAGGGCATCCTCTCAGAGGCGGAAATTGGCCTGGTCGCTGACTGGCTCCGCGGCGATTGGTTCGTGCCTGACGGGAACTAG
- the cysK gene encoding cysteine synthase A, which yields MSDHTPGRGRVYDNFAATVGDTPLVRIPRLRERYGANADILLKCEFFNPMASVKDRIGIAMIEDLERRGVLTADSTIVEPTSGNTGIALAFMAASRGYRCVLTMPETMSMERVKMLEHLGAEVVLTPKEEGIGGAFTAADRLTEEIEGAVQAGQFTNPANPEVHRRTTALEIWRDTGGDVDVFVSGVGTGGTITGVSEVLKERNPALHSIALEPETSPVMSGGEPGPGNMIQGIGAGFVPDILNMDVVDEVMTIANDDALAMARDSAKTEGLPCGISGGAAIWAAIQVAKRDEMVGKTIVAVLPSFAERYISTDLFGSDNA from the coding sequence ATGTCTGACCACACCCCAGGCAGAGGCCGCGTTTATGACAACTTCGCCGCCACTGTGGGCGACACGCCGCTCGTCAGAATCCCTAGACTCAGGGAAAGGTACGGGGCGAATGCGGACATCCTGCTCAAGTGCGAGTTTTTCAACCCGATGGCGTCCGTAAAGGATCGAATCGGCATCGCGATGATCGAAGATCTCGAGCGCCGAGGGGTCCTCACGGCAGACTCCACCATAGTTGAGCCAACTTCCGGTAACACCGGTATCGCGCTTGCCTTCATGGCAGCATCGCGTGGGTACCGTTGTGTACTGACGATGCCCGAGACGATGTCTATGGAGCGGGTAAAGATGCTCGAACACCTCGGAGCCGAGGTCGTTCTGACGCCGAAGGAAGAGGGAATCGGTGGTGCGTTCACTGCGGCGGATCGTCTCACCGAGGAGATCGAAGGAGCTGTCCAGGCCGGTCAGTTCACGAATCCTGCCAATCCGGAAGTGCACCGTCGTACGACCGCGCTGGAGATTTGGCGTGACACCGGCGGCGATGTCGACGTCTTCGTTAGCGGCGTTGGAACGGGCGGTACGATCACCGGCGTTTCTGAGGTTCTAAAGGAGCGCAATCCTGCGCTTCACTCCATAGCGCTCGAGCCCGAGACCAGTCCGGTGATGTCGGGCGGGGAGCCCGGGCCCGGCAACATGATTCAGGGTATTGGTGCAGGCTTCGTACCGGATATCCTCAACATGGACGTCGTGGACGAGGTTATGACGATTGCCAACGATGATGCCCTTGCGATGGCACGTGACTCCGCGAAAACGGAGGGATTGCCGTGCGGAATCAGCGGAGGAGCTGCGATCTGGGCGGCTATCCAGGTGGCGAAGCGAGATGAGATGGTAGGCAAGACCATTGTCGCGGTCTTGCCAAGCTTCGCAGAGCGGTACATATCCACGGATCTTTTCGGATCAGATAATGCCTGA
- a CDS encoding ArgE/DapE family deacylase: MDINLNLYVETARVGDPVGLAQLLVSTPSVNPMLALGGAGEAGMAAVTAELLEAWGFTVHVDEVGPGRPNVVARLEGSGPTLLLNGHLDTVGVDGMSIDPFGATIEEGRLMGRGSCDMKGGVAALMAAGCRLASGGPRPNLVIALTADEEHASIGMADLVASGSHAADMAVICEPTSLKVMPAHKGFAWIEATFHGRAAHGSRPDVGIDAIRHAALYLAALDGLSDRLRSRVAHPLLHYGSLHAGTISGGSAESVYPDRCSLLLERRTMPRENPAQVIAEFEEVLGELRSTEPDLNAALEMTLVRPGTEVPTSSGLVQGLLSAGSSLGVPPVVEGMTAWVDAAFLNEAGVPAVCYGPGSIEQAHTKDEWVAVDEIRTCADVLEQFARDLVSSDGRADPDG, from the coding sequence ATGGACATAAATCTAAACCTGTACGTTGAGACAGCTCGAGTTGGCGACCCTGTCGGGTTAGCTCAGCTCCTTGTTTCAACCCCATCAGTGAACCCGATGCTGGCTCTGGGTGGCGCGGGTGAGGCGGGTATGGCCGCTGTAACAGCGGAGCTTTTGGAGGCTTGGGGGTTCACGGTTCACGTCGATGAAGTAGGGCCGGGTCGTCCCAATGTGGTGGCGCGCCTTGAAGGCTCAGGGCCCACGCTGTTGTTGAATGGGCATCTCGACACCGTCGGCGTCGACGGGATGTCGATCGATCCGTTTGGTGCAACGATCGAGGAAGGGCGACTGATGGGCCGAGGATCGTGCGATATGAAGGGTGGGGTCGCGGCCTTAATGGCGGCGGGATGTCGCCTCGCTTCCGGTGGCCCGCGTCCGAATCTTGTTATTGCGCTCACGGCGGACGAGGAGCACGCGAGCATCGGAATGGCCGATCTGGTCGCAAGTGGGTCACACGCCGCCGACATGGCCGTCATTTGCGAGCCCACGAGTCTGAAGGTCATGCCCGCACATAAGGGGTTCGCCTGGATCGAAGCGACGTTTCACGGTCGAGCGGCTCACGGCTCCCGGCCGGACGTTGGTATCGACGCGATCCGCCATGCGGCGCTTTATCTAGCCGCGCTCGATGGGCTGTCTGACCGACTTCGTTCGCGAGTTGCGCACCCGTTACTGCACTACGGCTCGCTCCACGCCGGCACTATATCGGGTGGTTCCGCGGAGTCCGTGTACCCGGACCGATGTTCTCTGCTGCTCGAGCGGCGGACCATGCCCAGGGAGAATCCCGCTCAGGTCATCGCGGAGTTCGAAGAGGTATTGGGTGAGCTTCGGTCCACGGAGCCCGACCTGAACGCTGCTCTCGAGATGACACTGGTGAGGCCTGGAACAGAAGTACCGACCAGCAGCGGCCTGGTGCAGGGCCTGCTGTCGGCGGGATCGTCGCTAGGCGTACCTCCTGTGGTAGAGGGTATGACCGCCTGGGTCGACGCAGCGTTCCTGAACGAGGCTGGGGTCCCGGCGGTCTGCTATGGCCCTGGGAGTATCGAGCAGGCTCACACGAAGGACGAATGGGTCGCGGTCGACGAGATCCGCACCTGTGCCGACGTACTGGAGCAGTTCGCTCGGGATCTAGTTTCTAGCGATGGGCGGGCTGACCCTGACGGGTAG